Proteins encoded by one window of Paenibacillus sp. DCT19:
- a CDS encoding ABC transporter substrate-binding protein gives MGRLLRTIGIICLTAALLGCVPQFAQRPGMVIEEEPITLRIAWWGGEFRNNATIEVIHQYEQLNPHVNIEYEYSSFNEYWRKMAPLAAGNALPDIIQMDISYLAQYSSLQLLEDLSPYAQRGLLDTKDVDKQQLDSGSIDGKVYGLSLGVNALMSIYDPEVLQANGIEFPTDAWTWDDFDQMGKHIQGRGIYLGTYLTPEQFFAYYLRQHGAKLYAEDGTRLGYENDELFVEYFGLMQRLAQDKLIFAPDIWTSDIGKPDNDPFYLGEALFSWGYSNQFISTTERYGKPLSIAPMPGPNNSDGLFLKPGMFFSIAGNSRQKEEAAKFISFFVNDLDANLLLKGERGVPVSSSVREQMRRIVEPEQAQVFDYIDWVADHSSPMDAPDPVGSSEVTAVLRELYDLLLFGKLTADDAAQQFRERANAILTRSET, from the coding sequence GTGGGAAGATTACTGCGAACAATAGGCATCATCTGCCTGACGGCAGCTCTGCTCGGTTGTGTGCCCCAATTTGCTCAAAGGCCTGGTATGGTGATTGAAGAAGAACCTATTACGCTACGTATTGCCTGGTGGGGCGGAGAATTCCGTAACAATGCCACGATTGAGGTCATCCATCAATACGAACAATTGAATCCGCATGTGAACATTGAGTACGAATACAGCAGCTTCAACGAATATTGGAGGAAGATGGCCCCACTGGCCGCGGGAAACGCACTTCCAGATATTATCCAGATGGACATTTCGTATTTGGCTCAATATAGCTCACTACAGCTATTGGAGGATCTATCTCCGTATGCGCAACGTGGATTACTGGATACGAAGGACGTGGACAAACAGCAGTTGGATAGTGGCAGTATAGACGGCAAAGTTTATGGACTGAGCCTAGGCGTTAATGCGCTGATGAGTATCTATGATCCGGAAGTGTTGCAGGCGAACGGCATTGAATTCCCGACAGATGCATGGACTTGGGACGATTTTGATCAGATGGGCAAGCACATCCAAGGACGGGGCATCTATCTGGGCACCTATCTTACTCCAGAGCAGTTTTTCGCGTATTATTTGAGGCAGCATGGTGCTAAGCTGTACGCGGAGGATGGGACACGTCTCGGTTATGAGAATGACGAATTATTTGTGGAATATTTTGGACTGATGCAACGACTCGCGCAGGATAAACTCATCTTTGCCCCAGACATCTGGACCTCAGATATCGGTAAGCCGGACAATGATCCGTTTTATTTAGGTGAGGCGCTGTTTAGCTGGGGGTACTCCAACCAATTCATCAGTACAACAGAGCGTTATGGGAAGCCGTTGTCTATTGCCCCAATGCCGGGGCCTAATAACTCAGATGGGCTGTTTCTGAAGCCAGGCATGTTCTTCTCCATCGCGGGTAATTCCAGACAGAAGGAAGAGGCAGCGAAGTTTATTAGCTTTTTCGTCAATGATCTAGATGCCAATCTGCTGCTCAAAGGGGAGCGTGGTGTGCCGGTTTCTTCCAGTGTGCGGGAGCAGATGAGAAGGATCGTTGAACCGGAGCAAGCACAAGTATTCGATTATATAGATTGGGTCGCAGACCATAGCAGTCCAATGGATGCTCCTGATCCTGTAGGTAGCTCCGAAGTCACTGCCGTGCTGCGTGAGCTGTATGATCTGCTGTTATTTGGCAAGTTAACGGCGGACGATGCAGCGCAGCAATTTCGTGAACGTGCCAACGCCATTTTGACGAGAAGTGAGACCTAG
- a CDS encoding sensor histidine kinase encodes MIAYRKLSIKMKMFLMIMFMMAFIITLAFSSLYYTYSVYDKQLFDKSSRLLNLSSSTVDLELQKLEALSLNMISDMQIQRALKSLLEDDTAYSSFIERKKITDRLWEHISGAARYVQSVHLIDSQGRVNKYGETITVSEEKYDRMIAAAEHANGAVRWLYPDDDDPMLVMVRQVRAYDPMTLKPVGILFLRINIERLVKEYAGLDSQNSDIVLKAGDDVVYPYRQLQNTVSEGLKPLPGSGGYEIKNLDGRAVFLAQKKSSYTGWVYYNMASYHEIFERIIWLKNALIVVYVIAIVIVLTLGMVFARSLTRPIRQLIGQMKEVQYGDLDNIDHANLTVPTHHHMDEIGLLHRTYRLMITHINTLIKENYASQLVIKETEFKALQAQINPHFLYNALDSIHWLAKKHKQEQISSMVLSLGYLLRTSISFKQNVITLAEELEIVNHYVTIQKYRFQHRLDFHLHVPQPYLGCAIPKLTLQPILENAIQYGLEPQVGACQIRVYAELSEGKLLLVVEDHGPGMEPEFVEKVLRGEVETRGTGIGLMNIRERLRLAFGDDHDIRLESKPGCGTKVTVPLPLPKEEKLWEDYCEQ; translated from the coding sequence ATGATAGCCTACCGCAAACTAAGTATCAAAATGAAAATGTTCCTGATGATCATGTTCATGATGGCATTTATTATCACGCTGGCTTTCAGTTCCTTGTATTATACGTATTCCGTTTATGATAAACAGTTATTCGATAAATCCTCTCGGCTGCTGAATCTCTCGTCCTCTACGGTTGATCTTGAATTGCAGAAGTTGGAAGCGTTATCACTGAATATGATTTCCGATATGCAAATCCAGCGGGCGCTAAAATCTCTGTTAGAGGATGACACGGCATATTCCAGTTTTATTGAGCGTAAAAAGATTACAGATCGACTATGGGAACACATTAGCGGGGCTGCACGTTACGTGCAGTCCGTTCATTTAATTGATTCGCAGGGAAGAGTGAATAAGTATGGCGAGACAATAACCGTATCTGAGGAAAAGTACGATCGTATGATTGCAGCTGCTGAGCATGCAAATGGTGCTGTCAGGTGGCTGTATCCAGACGATGATGACCCGATGCTGGTTATGGTTCGACAGGTACGAGCCTACGATCCGATGACGCTCAAGCCTGTCGGCATTTTGTTTCTGCGGATTAACATCGAACGTCTCGTGAAGGAATACGCAGGATTGGACAGCCAGAATAGCGATATTGTGCTGAAGGCAGGGGACGACGTCGTTTATCCATATCGACAGCTCCAGAACACGGTATCCGAAGGGCTGAAGCCTTTACCGGGCAGTGGGGGATATGAGATCAAAAACCTGGATGGAAGGGCAGTATTTCTAGCGCAAAAGAAATCGTCCTACACCGGCTGGGTCTACTATAACATGGCCTCCTATCACGAGATTTTTGAGCGAATCATATGGCTGAAAAATGCGTTAATCGTCGTTTATGTCATAGCCATTGTCATCGTACTAACGCTTGGGATGGTATTTGCACGCAGCTTAACGAGGCCGATTAGACAGCTCATCGGACAGATGAAAGAGGTCCAGTATGGCGATCTCGACAATATCGATCATGCCAATCTAACCGTGCCAACGCATCATCACATGGATGAGATCGGGTTATTGCACCGTACATATCGGTTGATGATCACCCACATCAATACACTGATTAAAGAAAATTATGCAAGCCAACTGGTCATTAAGGAAACGGAGTTCAAGGCGTTGCAGGCTCAGATTAATCCGCATTTTCTGTATAATGCCTTGGATTCTATCCATTGGCTTGCCAAAAAGCATAAGCAGGAACAGATCTCCAGTATGGTGCTGTCACTCGGCTATTTACTACGCACATCGATCAGCTTCAAGCAGAATGTCATCACCTTGGCAGAAGAGCTGGAGATCGTCAATCATTACGTTACGATTCAGAAGTATCGTTTTCAGCATCGACTGGATTTCCACCTGCATGTACCACAGCCTTACCTAGGGTGCGCTATTCCCAAGTTGACGTTACAGCCGATATTGGAGAACGCGATCCAATACGGGCTGGAGCCGCAAGTGGGCGCCTGTCAGATTCGTGTGTATGCGGAGCTGTCGGAAGGGAAGCTGTTGCTTGTCGTTGAAGATCACGGGCCAGGCATGGAACCGGAATTCGTGGAGAAGGTGCTTCGCGGTGAAGTGGAGACCCGAGGTACAGGAATTGGTCTGATGAACATCAGAGAGCGGCTGCGTCTAGCCTTCGGCGACGATCATGACATCAGGCTGGAGAGCAAGCCGGGGTGCGGAACCAAGGTCACGGTTCCCTTACCGCTGCCGAAGGAGGAGAAGCTGTGGGAAGATTACTGCGAACAATAG
- a CDS encoding extracellular solute-binding protein, producing MKKRMGSILLSSLLTMSLLAGCTGGASEPSATEPEEGTKPAVQALTEIPLPITSEPFTIDYWRANDAKLTASLNNFADMASYKEKAKRTGIEAKFTHPPLGQQRDQFNLLISTKELPDVIYYNWADAVGGPEKMIKDGRIIRLNELIDSYAPNLKRIIESDPDVKKQIALDDGTIYMFPLLKLDALKLNATSGLIIRQDWLDKLNLQAPTNIDEWYTVLKAFKEQDPNGNGKQDELPFTGNWGPGNLTKLHDFSPAFGVIGGFQMNGDKVEFGPIQPGYRDFLETMAKWYKEGLIDPEIMTNDGKAFDYKVTNNLAGAYQGGVFSGMGKYFNLMRDTDPNFDVTGAPWPQSPDGTSYATFNMEAKVLSYGEAITSSADEDKLKYIVQWMDYNYSEEGSDLFNFGIENDSYVKEGDGVKFTDVIVDNPKGLTYDQALASYALSIMDGPINQDSRYLDALLFDEGQRAANEEWMKASSALTLPPIRLSSDEVSTSTSIMSQVNTYLNETMTAIISGQKPITEFDTMAETIKSMGIDRAIEIHQAAYDRYKAK from the coding sequence GTGAAAAAAAGAATGGGGTCTATTCTACTGTCATCTCTGCTCACCATGTCTTTATTGGCCGGATGTACTGGAGGAGCTAGTGAGCCAAGTGCTACAGAGCCTGAAGAAGGGACGAAGCCTGCGGTTCAAGCCTTGACTGAGATTCCGCTACCAATTACGAGCGAACCCTTCACGATTGATTATTGGCGCGCCAATGATGCGAAGCTCACGGCTTCACTGAACAATTTTGCAGATATGGCATCCTACAAGGAAAAGGCGAAGAGAACGGGGATCGAGGCGAAGTTCACGCATCCTCCACTCGGACAACAGCGGGATCAATTTAACCTGCTCATCTCTACCAAAGAATTACCTGACGTGATCTATTACAACTGGGCTGACGCCGTTGGCGGACCGGAGAAAATGATCAAGGATGGCCGGATCATCCGTTTGAACGAGCTGATCGATAGCTATGCACCTAACCTGAAACGCATCATCGAATCTGATCCGGATGTGAAGAAGCAGATTGCCCTGGATGATGGAACCATCTATATGTTCCCACTGCTCAAGCTGGATGCACTCAAGCTGAACGCAACTTCTGGTTTGATTATCCGCCAAGACTGGCTCGATAAGTTGAACCTGCAAGCCCCGACGAATATTGATGAGTGGTATACCGTGCTTAAGGCATTCAAGGAGCAAGATCCGAATGGCAACGGGAAACAGGATGAATTACCCTTCACAGGTAACTGGGGACCAGGTAACCTGACCAAGCTGCATGACTTTTCTCCAGCCTTTGGTGTGATTGGCGGCTTCCAGATGAATGGAGACAAGGTCGAGTTTGGCCCGATCCAACCGGGATACCGCGATTTCCTGGAGACTATGGCGAAGTGGTATAAGGAAGGTCTGATTGACCCTGAGATTATGACGAATGATGGTAAAGCGTTCGACTACAAAGTTACGAATAATTTGGCAGGTGCTTATCAGGGCGGGGTATTCAGCGGTATGGGGAAATATTTTAACCTCATGAGAGATACTGATCCGAACTTCGATGTGACAGGTGCACCATGGCCGCAGTCGCCAGATGGTACCTCTTATGCGACGTTTAACATGGAAGCGAAGGTGCTCAGTTATGGTGAAGCCATTACGTCTTCGGCAGATGAAGATAAACTGAAATATATCGTTCAGTGGATGGACTATAACTACAGTGAAGAGGGCAGTGATCTGTTCAACTTCGGGATTGAGAATGACAGTTATGTAAAAGAAGGAGATGGCGTCAAATTCACGGATGTCATTGTAGATAATCCAAAAGGTTTGACGTATGACCAGGCGCTGGCTTCATATGCACTATCCATTATGGATGGCCCGATCAACCAAGACAGCCGCTATCTGGATGCACTCTTGTTTGATGAAGGGCAACGTGCAGCGAATGAGGAATGGATGAAAGCAAGCTCGGCACTGACACTTCCGCCAATTCGTTTGTCCTCCGATGAGGTCAGCACAAGCACGTCCATTATGAGCCAGGTGAATACGTATCTGAATGAGACGATGACCGCAATCATTAGCGGACAGAAGCCAATCACGGAATTTGACACGATGGCTGAAACGATCAAAAGCATGGGCATTGACCGCGCCATCGAGATTCATCAAGCTGCGTATGATCGGTATAAGGCGAAATAA
- a CDS encoding carbohydrate ABC transporter permease, which yields MKRSTGEHIFDAFNTLLLLVVMILCFYPMLYVFNSSISDPDQMLRSRSLMLWPEGFQLEAYKAVFQDTRIYTGYMNTLFYVVVGTAINLLMTSLAAYGLSRSDLLGRKTLMKLITFTMFFGGGMIPTFLLIQNLGMVDTRFALIIPGAISTFYFLIMKTNFEGIPISLIESAKLDGANDFLILFRIVLPLSKPILAVMMLYYAVDHWNDYVGPMLYLRSQELYPIQIIMRDILISSSTEAMGAGVDTGFAIGENIKYATIIISTLPIMLVYPFIQRYFVQGALIGAVKQ from the coding sequence ATGAAGAGGTCTACAGGTGAACATATCTTTGATGCATTTAATACGCTGCTGCTCTTGGTGGTCATGATCCTGTGTTTCTACCCGATGCTGTACGTGTTCAACTCTTCGATTAGTGACCCGGATCAGATGTTACGTTCCCGCTCACTCATGCTCTGGCCGGAAGGCTTTCAGTTGGAAGCGTACAAAGCGGTATTTCAGGATACCCGTATCTACACAGGCTATATGAATACACTCTTCTACGTGGTGGTGGGAACAGCAATCAACTTGCTGATGACCTCACTCGCGGCATATGGGTTATCTCGTAGTGATCTGCTGGGTAGAAAAACGCTGATGAAGCTGATTACATTCACGATGTTTTTTGGTGGAGGTATGATTCCGACCTTCCTGCTCATTCAGAATCTGGGGATGGTGGACACGCGCTTTGCCCTGATTATCCCTGGAGCGATCAGCACATTCTATTTTCTCATTATGAAAACAAACTTCGAAGGCATCCCGATCAGCCTGATCGAATCCGCGAAGCTGGATGGCGCCAATGATTTCTTGATTTTATTCCGCATTGTGCTTCCTTTATCGAAGCCGATTCTAGCGGTCATGATGCTGTACTACGCCGTGGATCACTGGAATGACTACGTTGGGCCGATGCTCTATCTACGGAGTCAAGAACTGTACCCGATCCAGATTATTATGCGCGATATCTTAATTAGCAGCAGCACGGAAGCGATGGGGGCAGGCGTGGACACAGGCTTTGCAATAGGTGAGAACATTAAATATGCCACCATTATTATCTCGACACTTCCGATTATGCTGGTGTATCCGTTTATCCAACGCTATTTTGTTCAGGGTGCCTTAATCGGCGCTGTGAAACAATAA
- a CDS encoding sugar ABC transporter permease, giving the protein MEPGHLKPAGKWGFVKKELVRNRYVYLMLLPVVAYYLIFSYGPMYGLLMAFQESYSPVKGILAGEWVGFDNFTMFFESYYFWRLIKNTLILSFYSIVFGFPAPIILALLLNEVRKKWFRSTVQTVSYMPHFISVVVVVGMLKTFSSLDGGLFNVIRGFFDLQPLMFLAEKDMFRPLYILSNIWQGAGWASIIFLAALSGIDPQLYEAAKIDGANRWRQLLHITLPGIMPTIVIMLILRMGAVMNADFQKILLMQTAPTYETSDVISTFVYRSGILEGNYTYSTAIGLFNGVINFALLIAANAISRKLNSTSLW; this is encoded by the coding sequence ATGGAGCCGGGACATTTGAAGCCAGCTGGCAAATGGGGCTTTGTGAAAAAGGAACTTGTTCGTAACAGGTATGTATATCTCATGCTGCTTCCTGTCGTCGCCTATTATCTGATTTTTAGCTATGGGCCAATGTATGGGCTCCTGATGGCATTTCAGGAATCGTATAGTCCGGTCAAAGGCATATTGGCAGGGGAATGGGTTGGTTTTGACAATTTTACCATGTTCTTCGAAAGTTATTACTTCTGGAGACTCATTAAGAACACATTGATCTTGAGTTTTTACAGTATTGTATTCGGCTTTCCAGCTCCAATTATACTTGCCTTACTCTTGAATGAAGTACGTAAGAAATGGTTCAGAAGCACGGTGCAAACGGTCAGCTACATGCCGCATTTTATTTCGGTCGTTGTCGTGGTCGGAATGTTGAAAACGTTCTCATCCTTGGACGGCGGGTTGTTCAACGTCATTCGTGGATTCTTCGATCTACAGCCGCTGATGTTCCTGGCAGAGAAGGATATGTTCCGTCCGCTGTACATTCTATCGAATATCTGGCAGGGAGCAGGCTGGGCGTCCATCATCTTCTTGGCAGCACTTAGCGGCATTGATCCCCAGTTGTATGAAGCCGCCAAGATCGACGGTGCGAATCGCTGGCGCCAATTGCTCCATATTACACTACCTGGCATCATGCCAACCATCGTGATCATGCTTATTCTACGGATGGGTGCAGTGATGAATGCCGATTTCCAGAAAATATTGCTCATGCAAACCGCACCAACCTATGAGACATCGGATGTCATATCAACCTTTGTGTACCGCTCCGGTATTTTGGAAGGCAATTATACGTATTCAACAGCTATAGGGCTGTTTAACGGAGTCATTAACTTTGCGCTGCTTATCGCTGCAAATGCAATCAGCAGAAAGCTCAACTCAACCAGTCTCTGGTAA
- a CDS encoding response regulator, whose amino-acid sequence MYKVLLVDDEFLISDGISSVVNWSLLGTELIGIAHDGLEALASIERQRPDIIISDIRMPGMDGLQLVEAVAEKYRDISFIMLTGFTEFEYAKTAMQYGVKHYLLKPCSEESLVQAIGELVSEKRELTDHEHFVQAIQYNLERVLPHAKEYFLKELVTNKTYGVKEWKYFGELFSVQFLGQRVRLLLVEIEGEHEYLHLFAVKNIAEDIFHNPILSTTVRGHLLVMMEDTMSEVQLFRNIDEIRATFTRYYRYDLTMALSEPGELPQTRQLYMRTIAYLNHRFYLGEGSLIMERDVAAIEERDVPEFEYDQGRLVTAIQAGHWQDAGAELNRIFQLLVDLRYDISQTKSYLIQIFMEIIRLSGATDMKHYMDRLPYMIETSTLHSFQQFLLTVAKQITLRRYEQQRSRQSQMVHQVKQLVQKRYQDETLTLQSIAGEIYMNPDYIGKMFKKETGEKFTNYVLTYRIQKALELLEQDGNYTVSLLAEYTGFGSNWPYFSKVFKKYTGFSPSEYKKAIP is encoded by the coding sequence ATGTACAAGGTCTTGTTGGTTGATGATGAATTTCTGATCTCTGACGGAATTTCCAGTGTCGTGAATTGGTCCCTACTGGGTACTGAGCTCATCGGTATTGCTCACGATGGATTGGAAGCGCTTGCTTCAATCGAACGGCAACGGCCTGACATTATTATTTCGGATATTCGTATGCCAGGTATGGATGGGCTGCAACTTGTTGAAGCGGTGGCGGAGAAGTATCGGGATATCTCGTTTATTATGCTCACAGGCTTTACCGAATTTGAGTATGCGAAGACTGCCATGCAATATGGGGTGAAGCATTACCTGCTTAAACCTTGCAGTGAGGAGAGTCTGGTACAGGCAATTGGCGAGCTGGTCAGTGAGAAACGGGAGCTTACAGATCATGAGCACTTTGTGCAGGCCATTCAATACAATTTAGAGCGAGTGCTGCCACATGCGAAGGAGTATTTTCTGAAGGAATTAGTCACCAACAAGACGTATGGCGTGAAGGAATGGAAGTATTTTGGCGAGCTATTTAGTGTGCAATTTCTCGGTCAGCGTGTACGCCTGTTACTGGTCGAGATTGAGGGCGAGCATGAGTATCTGCACTTGTTCGCTGTTAAGAACATCGCAGAGGATATTTTTCATAATCCCATATTAAGTACAACGGTTAGAGGGCATCTGCTTGTCATGATGGAAGATACGATGTCAGAAGTGCAGCTATTTCGGAATATTGATGAGATTCGAGCTACCTTTACCCGATATTATCGCTATGATCTGACGATGGCGCTGAGTGAGCCGGGTGAACTACCACAGACGCGTCAATTATACATGCGAACGATTGCGTACCTGAATCATCGCTTTTACCTTGGAGAGGGCAGCCTTATTATGGAACGGGATGTTGCCGCAATAGAGGAGCGGGATGTGCCTGAGTTTGAATATGATCAGGGAAGGCTTGTCACCGCAATTCAAGCAGGACACTGGCAGGATGCGGGAGCGGAACTGAATCGGATATTCCAACTGCTCGTTGATCTTCGTTACGATATTTCCCAGACCAAATCATACCTTATCCAAATATTTATGGAGATTATTCGGCTTAGCGGAGCCACAGATATGAAACATTATATGGACCGACTGCCCTATATGATCGAGACGAGTACGTTACATTCCTTCCAGCAATTTCTGCTGACCGTCGCCAAACAGATTACCCTTCGCCGTTATGAACAGCAGCGTTCCAGGCAGTCTCAGATGGTGCACCAGGTGAAGCAGCTTGTACAGAAACGCTATCAGGATGAAACGTTAACACTCCAGTCCATTGCCGGAGAGATCTACATGAATCCCGATTACATTGGCAAGATGTTTAAGAAAGAGACGGGCGAGAAATTCACCAATTACGTCCTCACCTACCGGATACAAAAAGCATTAGAGCTACTGGAGCAGGATGGCAATTATACAGTGTCCTTGCTCGCAGAGTATACAGGCTTTGGATCGAACTGGCCTTACTTCAGCAAAGTGTTCAAGAAATATACAGGCTTCTCTCCATCCGAATATAAGAAAGCCATACCCTGA
- a CDS encoding class I SAM-dependent methyltransferase has translation MKHGQASITSLVSAFSRAYHSQYDVPYIFNDSLAKELISPQEHSEIRNNMIQGMSFFDAGKASKMKDDPDAILKWIVHVQLAPTPLARAAYCEQVLLHEVTLGATQYVILGAGLDTFAFRHRELSNTLRIFELDTPATQESKQSRLAQANWNVPGNLTFIPMDFTLPLSVQAMINAGFRDHHKTFFSLLGVSYYLTKENLSNLLRRIFAVVPSGSSIVFDYPDEHLFEEKGISNRVQNMIHMAAVGGEPIQACYTYAEMEKLLAEAGLLIYEHLSPVGIQERFFSNRTDDLSAFESVHYIHAVKL, from the coding sequence ATGAAGCACGGACAGGCAAGTATAACTTCATTAGTGTCAGCGTTTAGTCGAGCGTATCACAGTCAGTATGATGTACCTTACATTTTCAATGATAGTCTGGCTAAGGAATTGATATCACCTCAGGAGCATTCAGAGATCCGGAATAATATGATTCAAGGGATGTCATTTTTTGATGCAGGAAAGGCATCTAAAATGAAGGATGATCCAGATGCGATCTTGAAATGGATTGTTCATGTACAGCTTGCCCCTACACCACTGGCTCGTGCAGCCTATTGTGAGCAGGTTCTACTTCATGAGGTGACACTCGGAGCTACGCAGTATGTTATTCTTGGGGCTGGTTTGGACACGTTTGCGTTTAGGCATAGGGAGCTAAGTAACACGCTTCGCATCTTTGAGTTGGATACCCCAGCCACACAGGAATCTAAGCAGAGTCGGTTGGCACAAGCGAATTGGAATGTTCCCGGTAATCTCACTTTTATACCTATGGATTTCACGCTTCCACTGTCTGTTCAGGCTATGATAAATGCTGGATTTAGGGATCATCATAAAACCTTCTTCAGCTTGCTTGGCGTATCCTATTACTTGACCAAAGAGAACTTGTCTAACTTGCTTCGGCGTATATTCGCTGTCGTACCTTCGGGAAGCTCTATTGTATTTGATTATCCAGATGAGCATCTGTTTGAAGAGAAGGGGATCTCTAATCGTGTGCAAAATATGATTCATATGGCTGCAGTAGGCGGGGAGCCGATCCAAGCGTGCTACACATATGCGGAGATGGAGAAGCTGCTGGCTGAGGCAGGTCTACTCATTTATGAGCATCTCTCTCCAGTGGGTATTCAAGAGCGATTTTTCTCAAATCGGACGGATGATCTATCGGCATTTGAGTCGGTACATTATATCCATGCGGTAAAACTATAA